Proteins encoded together in one Leptospira semungkisensis window:
- a CDS encoding oxygenase MpaB family protein, whose product MFNRLKVLEQINQLDPEKDFQKIVFLAGSYDFPQDVEISLAISFFRTFAVPSISKILNTTKQFENAGQKRYDDTALILAELIENGLESDRGKQAIRRLNQIHKQYNIRNEDFLYTLTTFVFEPSRWNERFGWRKSTEKERLANFYLWKKIGKMMGIKDIPETYEELEKFNRSYENENFKCTLDTEQVAMATMRIASGRIPKIPGLEYLVYHAVFSLMDKQLRNAVGFPDPNPFVAGLAYSVLKLRAFVLRYFWPPRRTPYYVTKRENPTYPNGYLIEELGPH is encoded by the coding sequence ATGTTCAACCGCTTGAAAGTTTTGGAACAAATTAATCAGCTGGATCCTGAGAAGGATTTTCAGAAGATCGTATTCCTTGCGGGGAGTTATGATTTCCCTCAGGATGTAGAGATCTCTCTTGCGATCTCTTTCTTTAGGACATTTGCAGTTCCTTCCATCTCCAAGATCTTAAATACCACAAAGCAATTCGAAAATGCTGGGCAAAAGAGATATGATGATACTGCTCTGATACTCGCAGAGCTTATCGAGAACGGACTCGAAAGCGATCGAGGAAAGCAAGCGATCCGTAGATTGAACCAGATCCATAAGCAATATAATATTCGAAACGAAGACTTTCTATATACTCTTACGACTTTTGTTTTCGAACCTTCTCGTTGGAATGAAAGATTCGGTTGGAGAAAAAGCACGGAGAAGGAGAGGCTCGCGAATTTCTATCTTTGGAAGAAGATCGGAAAGATGATGGGGATCAAAGACATTCCGGAGACCTACGAAGAATTGGAGAAGTTCAATCGAAGCTACGAAAATGAAAATTTCAAATGCACTCTGGATACAGAACAGGTGGCCATGGCAACGATGAGGATTGCATCCGGCAGGATTCCTAAGATTCCAGGTTTGGAATACTTAGTTTATCATGCTGTGTTCTCTTTGATGGATAAACAACTTAGAAATGCAGTTGGATTTCCTGATCCGAATCCATTCGTAGCGGGACTCGCTTATTCTGTATTGAAACTTAGGGCCTTTGTTCTTCGTTATTTTTGGCCTCCTAGAAGGACTCCATATTACGTGACCAAGAGAGAGAATCCAACCTATCCGAATGGATATTTGATCGAAGAATTGGGTCCTCATTAA
- a CDS encoding glycoside hydrolase family 16 protein, with translation MMASRFLRAEIALFILFIQCVPSHSNEDAKLLSIFLGEDPGTGIFFDDFSYSDTTSANSQNSWTFRNDSGGPGPSGASWSESQMSFGLEGSDTYLRLSATTQGSVSNTIQSEIATGPRKFFRGTYAARIRFFDSATSGVTYDKVNQTFFLITPLVYGGDPMYSECDFEYLGQGGWGESSSTLFLTTWGTYNPNTNFYDDISTPDTESLDGWHILVLQVSDSYTKYYVDGILKIKHTGHVVPDNPMRISFNLWFLSDSGDLDTSQTSLREYEERVDWVYYEKNRIIAPDQIASKIDSLRSQGLNHSDTVRE, from the coding sequence ATGATGGCCTCTCGCTTCCTTAGAGCAGAGATTGCTCTTTTTATACTATTCATACAATGCGTTCCTTCTCATTCGAATGAGGATGCAAAGCTTCTGTCCATATTCTTGGGAGAAGATCCTGGAACCGGGATCTTCTTTGATGATTTTTCTTATTCGGATACTACAAGCGCTAATTCGCAAAATTCTTGGACTTTTCGAAATGATAGCGGAGGACCTGGGCCAAGTGGAGCATCTTGGAGCGAGTCTCAAATGTCCTTCGGTTTAGAAGGAAGTGATACCTACTTAAGATTGAGCGCGACTACACAAGGAAGCGTATCCAATACGATCCAATCCGAAATTGCCACTGGACCTAGAAAATTCTTTAGAGGAACGTACGCGGCACGCATTAGATTCTTTGATTCTGCAACAAGCGGGGTCACTTATGATAAGGTAAACCAAACCTTTTTCTTGATCACTCCTCTTGTATACGGAGGAGATCCTATGTACAGCGAATGTGATTTCGAATATCTGGGACAGGGAGGTTGGGGAGAATCAAGCTCTACTTTATTCTTAACAACATGGGGAACGTACAATCCGAATACAAACTTTTATGATGATATTTCGACTCCGGATACGGAAAGCTTGGACGGCTGGCATATTCTTGTTCTGCAAGTAAGTGATTCTTATACGAAATACTATGTGGATGGAATCTTAAAAATAAAACATACAGGTCATGTGGTTCCCGACAACCCGATGAGGATCAGTTTCAATCTCTGGTTCCTAAGCGACTCTGGAGATTTGGATACGAGCCAGACTTCTCTCAGAGAATACGAGGAGAGAGTGGATTGGGTATATTATGAGAAGAACCGGATCATTGCCCCGGACCAAATCGCTAGCAAGATAGATTCTTTGAGAAGCCAAGGGCTAAATCATTCCGACACTGTCCGAGAATAG
- the cysK gene encoding cysteine synthase A: MKANNILETIGNTPHVKINRLFGPKYTVYAKLERSNPGGSIKDRIALSMIEDAEKSGKLTKDTVIIEPTSGNTGIGLALVAAVKGYRLILVMPESMSVERRRIMAAYGAEFDLTPREKGMPGAIERAKQLVAENPKAWMPQQFENEANIKVHVETTAAEILKDFPNGVDVLITGVGTGGHITGVAKVLKEKFPKTKVYAVEPEASPVISGGKPGPHPIQGIGAGFIPKNLHTDLLDGVIQVSKDEAFSYALRAAKEEGIFLGVSSGAALAAVAKKLPEIPEGSTVLTFNYDTGERYLSIEGLFPVPSNG, translated from the coding sequence ATGAAAGCAAATAATATCTTAGAGACAATCGGTAATACTCCGCATGTGAAGATCAACCGACTGTTTGGACCTAAGTATACCGTATATGCCAAATTAGAGCGCAGTAATCCCGGCGGATCCATCAAGGATCGTATCGCTCTTTCTATGATCGAAGACGCTGAGAAGAGCGGAAAACTCACGAAAGACACTGTTATCATCGAGCCAACTTCCGGAAACACCGGTATCGGTCTGGCCCTAGTCGCAGCAGTAAAAGGATACAGACTTATCCTGGTTATGCCTGAGTCTATGAGCGTGGAAAGACGTAGGATCATGGCTGCTTACGGCGCGGAATTCGATCTAACTCCTCGTGAGAAAGGAATGCCAGGCGCAATTGAAAGAGCAAAGCAACTAGTTGCTGAAAATCCTAAGGCTTGGATGCCTCAACAGTTCGAGAACGAAGCAAACATCAAAGTTCACGTAGAGACTACTGCTGCGGAGATCTTGAAAGACTTCCCGAACGGAGTGGATGTTTTGATTACCGGAGTAGGTACTGGAGGACATATCACAGGTGTTGCGAAAGTCCTAAAGGAAAAATTCCCTAAGACTAAGGTGTACGCTGTTGAGCCAGAAGCTTCTCCAGTGATCTCTGGAGGAAAGCCAGGACCGCACCCAATCCAAGGAATTGGAGCAGGATTCATTCCTAAAAACTTGCATACTGATCTATTAGATGGAGTTATTCAAGTTTCTAAAGACGAAGCATTCAGCTATGCTCTTCGCGCTGCTAAAGAAGAAGGTATCTTCTTAGGAGTTTCTTCCGGAGCCGCTCTTGCTGCTGTTGCGAAAAAACTTCCTGAGATCCCTGAAGGTTCTACTGTTCTTACCTTCAACTATGATACCGGAGAAAGATATCTATCCATCGAAGGACTTTTCCCAGTTCCTTCTAACGGCTAA
- a CDS encoding gamma carbonic anhydrase family protein translates to MQEVHIAGNVLEYLGKRPLIDESVFLAPGSLVVGDVTIGKDSSIWFQTLVRGDVNYIRIGDGVNIQDMTVIHVSKNTHPVEIGNHVSVGHRAILHGCKLKDKAFVGMGAIVMDGVELGEYSFVAAGAMVTPGKIIPPGVMVMGSPGKIVRDITEQERQMIDRTAANYVMYKNNYLEDPSYRISSV, encoded by the coding sequence ATGCAGGAAGTCCATATTGCGGGAAACGTTCTCGAATATCTGGGAAAAAGACCTTTGATTGATGAGAGTGTTTTTTTAGCTCCAGGCTCTTTGGTGGTAGGAGATGTTACTATCGGAAAGGATTCTTCCATTTGGTTCCAAACCCTGGTGAGAGGGGATGTAAATTATATTCGGATCGGAGACGGTGTGAATATCCAGGATATGACCGTTATCCATGTTTCCAAAAACACTCATCCTGTAGAGATCGGAAATCATGTTTCTGTTGGTCACAGAGCGATTCTGCATGGATGCAAACTGAAGGACAAGGCATTCGTGGGAATGGGAGCCATCGTCATGGACGGGGTAGAATTAGGAGAATATTCTTTCGTAGCCGCCGGAGCGATGGTAACCCCGGGAAAGATTATCCCTCCCGGTGTAATGGTCATGGGTTCTCCCGGAAAAATTGTTAGAGATATCACAGAGCAAGAAAGACAGATGATAGACAGGACTGCTGCAAATTACGTGATGTACAAGAACAACTACTTAGAAGATCCTTCCTACAGGATCAGTTCTGTTTAA
- the lepB gene encoding signal peptidase I, whose translation MFPLKREFGEKDKKFDKKKFAQILSISLTIGFTFAFILRVWIFFPFVPETEEMSPTFPKGKRIYISRWVRDSSLFLGDVVLAEHPTQKDKVVLVRIVGKSGDQISLKDKVLFRNGVSEREEKLPFQLQYKDARDPLPSTHSNRDNLSTVLVEDRKYFLLCDNRDDCLDSRDFGQLPFEKILGKVL comes from the coding sequence ATGTTCCCGCTAAAAAGAGAATTCGGAGAGAAGGACAAAAAGTTCGATAAAAAGAAGTTTGCTCAGATTCTTTCTATTTCTTTAACAATTGGATTCACATTTGCTTTCATTTTAAGGGTCTGGATTTTCTTTCCTTTTGTTCCTGAAACGGAAGAAATGTCCCCAACCTTCCCCAAAGGAAAAAGAATTTATATCAGCAGATGGGTTCGAGATTCTTCTCTGTTTTTGGGAGATGTAGTGCTCGCAGAACATCCCACTCAAAAAGACAAGGTGGTTCTCGTACGGATCGTGGGAAAATCAGGAGACCAAATCTCTCTGAAAGACAAGGTATTGTTTCGTAATGGTGTCTCCGAGAGAGAAGAAAAACTTCCCTTCCAATTGCAATACAAGGATGCAAGAGACCCACTTCCCAGCACTCATTCCAATCGGGACAACCTATCTACAGTTCTTGTAGAAGATCGAAAGTATTTTCTTCTCTGTGACAACCGAGACGATTGCTTAGACTCTAGAGACTTTGGGCAACTTCCCTTTGAAAAGATCTTAGGCAAGGTTCTGTAA